The genomic region CCATCTAAACTAACCTTGGCCAAGgcgcaaatttttttttaagcatatagtgtttatttttttaacaagtgCTTCACATTTTTACAGATGGGAGTCTAAAGACAGCCAGAAGGAGATTAGTATTTGCTGTTAATGTTCCTCAGTGccttttgttgttgtgattGTGTTGTGCAGCAGATAGCGTAGTGTTTTGGGTCGGACACCAAAATGTCACCGTTCTGAATCCCCAAACCAACGAAACCATCTGTTGTGGTGCCGTTGGTTAAGGTGATTAACAAAAATTGCTCTGTAATTTTCCTTGGACAAGAGTGCCGGCTCGGTGACTGAAACGTAATCTCGGTTAAGTGTATTGGGGCCCTCATCCATGTATTTATGTTGAATCACAGTTTAAAAGtatttagacatgatcaaatatGAGGGTGCTGAAATGAACCTGACACTAATATAGTGCACACAGTTTTGACCCCACTACATTTCCTGCCTGGTTTCTGAATGTAAAGGCAATTTGTGTATCAACACTTCAAATATTCTATTGattaatttattacattattttgtgttgttctttGATGTCTTATCTTGTCTGTCATGCCAAatgcagtaccagtcaaaagtttgacaCACCCATTCACCCGAATGCTTACTGATCAATACTGCCCttcaaatgaaatgtatacCTCAGAACTGTCCCTGTTTATCAACCAATGAGAAGAGCTGATTGTGGTGCATCCATGGTAGACGTGAATCCCATTGGAAATAAAATTATCTTTACCACATTTTTATGTGTCTGAATTGTATGTGCTGAAGAATGGATCTTTTCCTGCACCATATTTATATTATGTTTATATTATTCCTCTCTAATCATTCGTGTGCGTCTATGACCTTTGGAGTGAATTACAAGTGATTACAAAAGATAACTACTAGTTGTGTAACAAATCCACCCTTGGACAAGGCTGAGATAGCgtttattgtacattttggTGGTCCGCTTACCTTTATTCAGGATGGTACAGTAACCCTGTCGGTCTACAAGACGCTGTTCATTTCTCCTGGACTTCTGTGAGTATGGCATTCTTTGACTATGTGGCGTTGCTAAGTGGGAGTTGGGTTCATGTGGACCGCTAATGGTGTGTTCTACACTGACAAAAAACATGTTCTCATGCTGTGAAATCATTCTGCAGTAAACTACTTTAAATTTCCACTGTGGGGAATGTTGTGAACTTTTCTGATGGGGAATGTTTCCACTTGTTTCCTTCCTGTTGCAAAATCGATCCATGCCGTTTGCTTTTCGAGAGCTGTTTCTTCTATTTGCTCAAGAAGGTCATTTGTGTGCTTCCAAGGTTACGTTGACTTAAATTCATGAGACGCTTCTCACATggttttattaatataatgaacCCCATGTCGGCTGTTCTTAGTGTTGTACCATGGCTCGGCGGAAGGCTTTGTGCTGTGGCCTGAACTCTCTGGAGGTCATCCTCATGGTTTTGTTTGTGGTCATGACTGCAGTATCTGTGGGGCTCATCACAGTCATGGCCATCCCCTGGGAAGACCAAACACGTAAGTGCTGATCACTGTTTGTCACCTTTTACTTGTGGATAGTGGTTGTTTAAGTGAGCGCTAGCAGGTATTTATCAAGAATTTAGAAATACGAATCAATGTCCTTTCACCCACGTGCCAAAGGTACAGTCTTCATTGGGTTGATTTAAAATTGTCCAACTCGACTGGTTTATTTGTGATGGTATTGACTGATGTTGACTTCAGAGGGACCAGAGCCTACAGAAGAACCGAAGGAGAACCCGTACCTGATAGGTGTAGGCAGGGCAGACTGCACAGGGCCGCCTGCTGATATCCCCCTGGTGAGTGGGTATGGTCCGTCAGGAGTCTGAGGCTGAATACATGGAATTGTATGTGACAGATCATATTTAACAAAGACTTTTATGCTGATAAAGCATCATAGCCCATGTAGTTGAGAAAACCCATCCATAAGACAATGAGAGGTTGCTTGTCATAGGAGTCGTGGTTTGTAGTTGCGTACCACAGGTAGTGGTAGTGCAATGAACCAGTGACGTCAATTTTGATCTTCAACCCTTTATTCCAGATGGGCTATGCACACTTGGAGCAGACTGCTGGGGGCATCCACACCCGTCTCTTCAGTAGGGCCTTCATAGTGGATGACGGGAGCAAGAGGGTGTTGTTTGTTACCGCAGACATCGGCATGGTCTCTCAGAGGCTACGGCTGGAGGTGAGCTCCAGTGCACTGCGACCACGTTCAGCTCCACCGGCTCCGAGAACGAAAGGGGAAGCTGAAGGAGGGGGCCGATTTGAAAGTGAATGTCTGACGATGTGGTCACGTAGCGTGTGGcgttgtgtgttttaggtgctTAAGGAACTCGAGTTGATATACGGGAACATGTACAGGCAGGACAACGTGATTCTTAGTGGTACCCACACGCACTCCGGTCTGGCCGGCTACTTCCAGTACACCCTCTTTATGATCACCAGTAAAGGATACATCAGACCGTCCATCCAAGCCATCGTGAATGGAATTGTCAAGGTGCCAGCATTACTCCCAGTTATAACGTATGGTCGGTCGGGGGTTccaatatgaaaacatttggtttcaTTGAGTAGGAGTTTGAGGTGTGACAAGAATGTTATGTCTCCACTTAGAGCGTTGTTATAGCGCACAGGAATATAAAGCCTGGGAGAATCTACATAAGCAAAGGAGAGCTTGAGGAGAGCAACGTAAACCGAAGTCCATACTCTTATCTGAACAACCcagcagaggagaggaacaAGTATGTAGGTCCAAGTCAAGCTTGCAGGCCAGTCGTCTTCATAGTAGTTCATGCTTCAGGATCTCTTCATGTTTTACAGGTATAAAGCCAACACAGACAAGCAGGTGACACTTCTGAAGTTTACAGACCTGGATGGAGATGGTATAGGCATGCTCAGGTAAATAGAAACTTGGTTTGACTCTTCAATTAGCATCATAGAAACCCAATCATTGGACTGGTGGTGTCAATAGAAGTGTATTCTGACTAAGTGGCAGTGAGATGTCGTCTGTCTTCATGACCGTGCCACCCATTGGTTCTTTTTGGCGTTCACATGTATCTGACCCATTCCATTGACGTGTGCTGCCTTCCCTTTCAGCTGGTTCGCTGTCCACGCTGTCAGTATGAACTACACCAATCGCATGGTCAGCAGTGATAATGTGGGTTATGCCTCTTACCTTCTGGAACAGGAGAAAAACATTGGCTCCTTGCCTGGAGAGGTAACGTTTATTACCCTTATCTAAACCTGCTTTAGTATTTGATATCAGAAACGTGTGGTGTGGCTGTTCATTGTGATTTATGGTGTGTAACTCAAGGTTCTTCTTGTGGAGAGGAGAATTGTTCTGAGACTACTCAGGagagtctgtttgtttttattctgcaCTGTTGCCCACCATTAGCGGTTTTTCCACAATGTAGTATATAATATTGGATTAGAGTTGGGAAGATATTGATTAATACAATCATGTTGGAACCTTTAAGTTAATagcaaataaaaccaaaagtaCTGTGTATGTGATatctataaatgttttattatgtgtAGTATATGGaatcaaatgtataaaaaagatGCCTCACTACATTTGAATGTGTGACACTGTCTTGTTCCAGGGACCTTTCGTGGCTGCCTTTGCCTCTTCAAACCTTGGAGATGCAACCCCCAATATCAAAGGGCCCTTCTGTGCCAACACTGGGGAGGCCTGTGATTTCCTCAACAGCTCTTGTCCAGTTGGAGGGGTGTGTATAACTGGCACAAAACAATCGGAATACCTCATGGAATACTGTACCAGACATTTACTAAACAGCATCAGCATGTAAATATCCTATACAATAATAGATGTTTATGTTCGCAAAGAAATTGATAGCAGTAAACACTGTCGGCACCAACCTATGTGAGCTTCTTTTAATGTTATATGTTTCAGACAAAAATGTGTATTGGACTGGGTCCAGCAGGATCTAACATGTTTGAAAACACCAAAATCATAGGAGAGAACATTTACAAAAGGGCCAAGGTAAGACATCTTTGACTGATATGGCCATTTTAGTTCCATAACCTCTCAAACAACTTTTTACCTAGAtagatcatttttattttccatcaaGAGATAAAttgagtaatccaaaagtaagtTACATTGATTTTAAGTTCATAACGATGCATTTTTTTGTCAGAGAACAATGAGAATAGGGTAAAAAACAGAAGAGTAATAATagactaaaataaatgtatgaatgtaaTAAATTGTTTACCAGCAAATTATAAGAGGATGATCATTTTAATTTGGAAAGTCTATAGTGTCGCCAATGTGGGTGTGTGCTGGGGGAGTCTAAGAGGGTGTCCTGTGAATTAAGTAAGCGACTTCGCAATGTCTTATGACCCCTGTTGGGTTGGGACTGTCCCATGCAGGATCAATGTCTTATGACCCCTGTTGGGTTGGGACTGTCCCATGCAGGATCAATGTCTTATGACCCCTGTTGGGTTGGGACTGTCCCATGCAGGATCACTGTCTTATGACCCCTGTTGGGTTGGGACTGTCCCATGCAGGATCACTGTCTTATGACCCCTGTTGGGTTGGGACTGTCCCATGCAGGATCAATGTCTTATGACCCCTGTTGGGTTGGGACTGTCCCATGCAGGATCACTGTCTTATGACCCCTGTTGGGTTGGGACTGTCCCATGCAGGATCAATGTCTTATGACCCCTGTTGGGTTGGGACTGTCCCATGCAGGATCACTGTCTTATGACCCCTGTTGGGTTGGGACTGTCCCATGCAGGATCAATGTCTTATGACCCCTGTTGTGTTGGGACTGTCCCATGCAGGATCTGTATGGTAAAGCCAGTCAGGAGGTACGCGGGCCCCTCCATGCAGCCCATCAGTGGGTCAACATGACCGATGTGACCGTCCAGCTCAACTCCACACACATGGTGAGAACCTCTAAGAACCCAGATCGCTGGACCTGTTTCGACCGCACAAGGGTGCAAACTGATGAGCGTCCGGCATTTAGCAAAGGCTGCCCTTTGATTCCGCTTATCATCTCTTCCTCCTTTGACTTTTATGGTGCCGTGCTTTATCAACATTATCAAAGATCATTTTGGAGTGCACtttcaatataatataattCCCGGAGGTCCACCACAGTGTGCTTGAACTTTACCCATTTTATCTAGTTACAGGATACGTTTCTGACAAAGTTTGTATCACTATCAGGGCAGAACCTGTAAACCAGCTCTGGGCCACAGCTTCGCCGCAGGGACTACTGATGGAGGAGGCGACCTCAATTTTACACAAGGTTAGCAACGGTCCTCTGCATTTCATCATCACTTCAATTATGTTGTTGCACAGACATTTCTGGGGTCCATGTGCTCCAAATGAATAAAAGGGTGATTTGTTTTACTCATTCAACTTTTCATTTAACTATTCTGACTCATAACATATGTTAGGCTGGCTAGTGGTGTGTGAATATTTTAAGTTGAGCTGATAGGTAGTCTACAAATGCGCAACTTCCAGCTGAAGATTGAGTTGGGCGGGAGGTTCATTGATTTTGCCATTCCTCTGTCATTCTGCCTTGCTGTCTTCCAAACCAAATATTCATGACAGTGTAAGCAAAATCACCTGTCATCAAGATCGATTGGCTGTGGTTCCAGAGTGCAGTTTTTGTAGCTATTTATAGAGTGTAGGTACAGCATCCACTACCAACTGCTTCCCTCTATAAGTTAAATGGTAACTTATTCACTCTATAATTTGGCTGTTACTTCTACTTGAGAAGTCAACAAACAGTAACGAACTGCAACGGTATCAAACTGTTGTGTTAAGCAAATGGTATCACTGCATGGCCAAGAGTTCCTTCCCATCTAAACTATGAACCAGGGGCTGTTGATGGTGACCCATTTTGGGATGGCATTCGAGATGCTCTGCTTGGAGCTCCTTCCAATGAGACACAGGACTGCCACAAACCAAAACCTATTCTCTTTAGCACTGGAGAGGTAAGCACTATTATATTTCAGCTTTTTTCCATTACGTCCCACTGCAGCCTGAGACTTTCCATGAGACTTTCCATGGGACTTTAACTGTGGTGTTAAGCTTGTGTGTTACTAGCTGTTGGATCTGACTCTATCTGTGCTGTTCATCCCCAGATGAACTGGCCCCTCCCCTGGCACCCAAGTATCGTGGATGTCCAGATGATCACTATAGGACCTTTAGCAATTGTGGCTATCCCTGGAGAAATGACGtgaggctgtgtgtctgtgtgagtctgtgtgagtctgtgtgagtctgtgagtctgtgtgtctgtgtgtctgtgtgtctgtgtgtctgtgtctgtgtgtgtgtgtgtgtgtgtgtgtgtgtgtgtgtgtttgtgtgtctgaccGTAATAGACTCTGATTAAATTTTTCTGCCCATGCTGTCATGGAAAATGTGACTAGAGCTAGGGAACTGTGCGTCAGGTTTGGGCAACGGTCATAG from Esox lucius isolate fEsoLuc1 chromosome 5, fEsoLuc1.pri, whole genome shotgun sequence harbors:
- the asah2 gene encoding neutral ceramidase isoform X1, with translation MARRKALCCGLNSLEVILMVLFVVMTAVSVGLITVMAIPWEDQTQGPEPTEEPKENPYLIGVGRADCTGPPADIPLMGYAHLEQTAGGIHTRLFSRAFIVDDGSKRVLFVTADIGMVSQRLRLEVLKELELIYGNMYRQDNVILSGTHTHSGLAGYFQYTLFMITSKGYIRPSIQAIVNGIVKSVVIAHRNIKPGRIYISKGELEESNVNRSPYSYLNNPAEERNKYKANTDKQVTLLKFTDLDGDGIGMLSWFAVHAVSMNYTNRMVSSDNVGYASYLLEQEKNIGSLPGEGPFVAAFASSNLGDATPNIKGPFCANTGEACDFLNSSCPVGGTKMCIGLGPAGSNMFENTKIIGENIYKRAKDLYGKASQEVRGPLHAAHQWVNMTDVTVQLNSTHMGRTCKPALGHSFAAGTTDGGGDLNFTQGAVDGDPFWDGIRDALLGAPSNETQDCHKPKPILFSTGEMNWPLPWHPSIVDVQMITIGPLAIVAIPGEMTTMSGRRIREAVKQELEAQGTFHNTEVVVAGLCNIYTHYITTYEEYQIQRYEGASTIFGPHTLSAYIQKFRGLAKAIAEGKEQELPKGPEPPFFKDGQLFNLLPAAPIDKKPVNTTFGEALQQVNPEYRVGEVASVTFVAGNPRHSGDMRDKTFVTVERYHNNTATWEVVHTDASWETRFHWVKNGAESNTTIEWHIPLSAEPGSYRIRHFGHYKQRKGIFDTVITAYEGASGVFRVSERTSYY
- the asah2 gene encoding neutral ceramidase isoform X2; protein product: MARRKALCCGLNSLEVILMVLFVVMTAVSVGLITVMAIPWEDQTQGPEPTEEPKENPYLIGVGRADCTGPPADIPLMGYAHLEQTAGGIHTRLFSRAFIVDDGSKRVLFVTADIGMVSQRLRLEVLKELELIYGNMYRQDNVILSGTHTHSGLAGYFQYTLFMITSKGYIRPSIQAIVNGIVKSVVIAHRNIKPGRIYISKGELEESNVNRSPYSYLNNPAEERNKYKANTDKQVTLLKFTDLDGDGIGMLSWFAVHAVSMNYTNRMVSSDNVGYASYLLEQEKNIGSLPGEGPFVAAFASSNLGDATPNIKGPFCANTGEACDFLNSSCPVGGTKMCIGLGPAGSNMFENTKIIGENIYKRAKDLYGKASQEVRGPLHAAHQWVNMTDVTVQLNSTHMGRTCKPALGHSFAAGTTDGGGDLNFTQGAVDGDPFWDGIRDALLGAPSNETQDCHKPKPILFSTGEMNWPLPWHPSIVDVQMITIGPLAIVAIPGEMTTMSGRRIREAVKQELEAQGTFHNTEVVVAGLCNIYTHYITTYEEYQIQRYEGASTIFGPHTLSAYIQKFRGLAKAIAEGKEQELPKGPEPPFFKDGQLFNLLPAAPIDKKPVNTTFGEALQQVNPEYRVGEVASVTFVAGNPITSGYECVSMSIHVLFYCRARWPL